In Halanaeroarchaeum sp. HSR-CO, one DNA window encodes the following:
- a CDS encoding translation initiation factor IF-6, producing MLRTAFFGSPYVGVFAEVTDEYVVVRRDLDDDIAEALEEELAATAVPTTVGGSATVGALLAGNENGILVSSRATDREMDRLETATDLPIAKIPGRINAAGNVVLANDSGAFVHPDLSREAVQVVKDTLDVPVTRGNIAGVQTVGTAAVANNRGALCHPKATDDELDVIEEALDVHADIGTINYGGPLLGSGLVANDAGFVVGEDTTGPELGRIEDALGFID from the coding sequence GTGCTCCGCACTGCCTTCTTCGGCTCACCGTACGTGGGCGTCTTCGCGGAGGTCACCGACGAGTACGTCGTCGTCCGTCGCGATCTTGACGACGATATCGCCGAGGCGCTCGAGGAGGAACTCGCGGCGACCGCCGTCCCCACGACCGTCGGTGGCTCCGCGACGGTGGGCGCACTGCTGGCCGGCAACGAGAACGGCATTCTGGTGAGCAGTCGGGCCACGGACCGCGAGATGGACCGACTCGAGACGGCGACCGACCTCCCCATCGCGAAGATTCCGGGCCGCATCAACGCCGCGGGGAACGTCGTCCTGGCGAACGATAGCGGGGCATTCGTCCACCCCGACCTCTCCCGGGAGGCCGTCCAGGTCGTCAAAGACACCCTCGACGTCCCGGTGACGCGGGGCAACATCGCCGGCGTCCAGACCGTCGGGACGGCCGCCGTCGCGAACAACCGGGGGGCACTCTGTCACCCGAAGGCCACCGACGACGAACTCGACGTGATCGAGGAGGCACTCGACGTGCACGCCGACATCGGCACGATCAACTACGGCGGCCCCCTGCTTGGCTCCGGACTCGTCGCCAACGACGCCGGCTTCGTCGTCGGCGAGGACACGACCGGACCCGAACTCGGCCGGATCGAAGACGCCCTCGGGTTCATCGACTGA
- a CDS encoding PAS domain-containing sensor histidine kinase → MGAVTSLTGGRPLHRLRALLSTDSGAAESTHDASADEPLPSSCRFLFETTPDPVLIADAESGTLLAVNDATVDLLGHSSEALRGESITQLHPAGAERSYRRLFEQHVASAEDEPVTVSRLPNGEQIYVETRAGERVPVEINARVFETEAGTVVTGVFRDITDRRRRERELETFKAAVENAGHSIYWTDRDGTIEYVNPAFEELTGYSSEEAVGRNPRLLQSGVHDSAFYRDTWETILDGETWEGEIVNERTDGEQFTIDQTIAPVESEDGQVERFVAINSDITERRDRERELQEFKRAVEHVGLAVFITDADGTIEYVNPAFERITGYQAAAAIGRTPSILHSGEKDPEYYRELWETIRSGETWEEEIVNRRADDTTYHALQTISPIVDADDTPRKFVAIQRDVSDIKAFEAELERQNERLERFASVVSHDLRNPLTVAQGRLELARGEHDSDHLQAVDSSLDRMETLIADLLALAREKDGSPTLEAVDLSTIVEESWRTVDTAAATIRVTTDQTIRAAPGRVRQALENLFRNAVEHGGERLVVTVGDLDDGFYIEDDGSGIPVSERGNVLQSGYSTAGGTGLGLSIVERCAEAHDWEITVTAGKDGGARFEFTGVEFG, encoded by the coding sequence ATGGGCGCAGTCACCTCGTTGACCGGGGGGCGTCCATTGCACCGCCTTCGGGCGCTGCTTTCGACGGACTCGGGGGCAGCCGAATCGACACACGACGCTTCGGCGGACGAACCCCTCCCCAGTTCGTGTCGGTTCCTCTTCGAGACGACGCCCGATCCGGTTCTGATCGCCGACGCCGAGTCCGGGACGCTGCTGGCGGTCAACGACGCGACGGTCGACCTTCTCGGCCACTCGAGCGAAGCGTTACGGGGCGAGTCCATCACGCAGCTTCACCCAGCCGGTGCAGAACGGTCGTACCGTCGGCTCTTCGAACAGCACGTGGCGTCGGCCGAAGACGAGCCCGTGACCGTGTCGCGACTCCCGAATGGCGAGCAGATCTACGTCGAGACCAGGGCAGGCGAGCGGGTGCCCGTCGAGATCAACGCTCGCGTCTTCGAGACCGAGGCCGGCACCGTCGTCACCGGGGTCTTCAGGGACATCACCGATCGCCGACGGCGCGAACGCGAACTCGAGACGTTCAAGGCCGCCGTGGAGAACGCGGGCCATTCGATCTACTGGACGGACCGGGACGGGACCATCGAGTACGTCAATCCGGCCTTCGAGGAACTCACCGGCTATTCGAGCGAGGAGGCAGTGGGCCGAAATCCACGACTCTTGCAATCCGGCGTCCACGACAGCGCCTTCTACCGGGACACCTGGGAGACGATCCTGGACGGCGAGACCTGGGAGGGTGAAATCGTCAACGAGCGGACCGACGGCGAACAGTTCACCATCGATCAGACCATCGCGCCGGTCGAGAGCGAGGACGGGCAGGTGGAACGCTTCGTGGCGATCAACTCCGACATCACCGAGCGTCGGGACCGCGAGCGGGAACTCCAGGAGTTCAAACGCGCCGTCGAACACGTCGGCCTCGCGGTCTTCATCACCGACGCGGACGGGACCATCGAGTACGTCAATCCCGCCTTCGAGCGGATCACCGGATACCAGGCCGCGGCTGCGATCGGGCGAACGCCCAGCATTTTGCACTCCGGCGAGAAGGACCCGGAGTACTACCGGGAGCTCTGGGAGACGATCCGCTCGGGTGAGACGTGGGAAGAAGAAATCGTCAATCGCCGGGCGGACGACACCACCTATCACGCCCTCCAGACCATCTCGCCGATCGTCGACGCGGACGACACCCCGCGGAAGTTCGTCGCCATCCAGCGGGACGTCTCGGACATCAAGGCGTTCGAGGCCGAACTCGAACGGCAGAACGAACGACTCGAGCGGTTCGCGAGCGTCGTCTCCCACGACCTCCGGAACCCGCTGACCGTGGCACAGGGACGGCTCGAACTCGCCCGGGGGGAACACGATAGCGACCACCTCCAGGCGGTAGATAGCTCGCTCGATCGGATGGAGACGCTCATCGCGGACCTCCTCGCGCTCGCCCGTGAGAAGGATGGGTCGCCGACGCTCGAGGCGGTCGATCTCTCGACCATCGTCGAGGAGAGCTGGCGGACCGTCGACACGGCAGCGGCGACGATACGGGTCACGACGGACCAGACTATCCGGGCGGCTCCAGGGCGAGTTCGACAGGCCCTGGAGAACCTCTTCCGGAATGCAGTCGAACACGGGGGCGAGCGCTTGGTGGTAACCGTCGGCGACCTCGACGACGGCTTCTACATCGAGGATGACGGTTCGGGGATCCCGGTGAGCGAGCGCGGCAACGTGCTCCAGTCCGGCTATTCCACCGCCGGTGGGACGGGACTCGGCCTCTCGATAGTCGAGCGGTGTGCCGAGGCCCACGACTGGGAGATCACGGTCACTGCTGGGAAGGATGGCGGCGCTCGCTTCGAGTTCACCGGAGTCGAATTCGGGTAA
- a CDS encoding tetratricopeptide repeat protein, whose protein sequence is MTDNEEDSPREGERPHRFSEGQGFSDPYEGFDLDPPELSVDPSKIDPVDSYAIADHLDERNIASDQVDADALIDVGLNYMGINRNEQAVDSFERAARFADDETTEQEAWVEKGIAHAELEEWEAAIDSHREALYVAEDGDFAAEAHTNLAYALWEFGKDEEAFQHAEEAVRQNERLGHAWYNLGFIQVERGQHEDALECFDNAMRLGFRQADVYEEKSRALDGLGREEEAGEVAERAEAIREEQEAALVDER, encoded by the coding sequence ATGACCGACAACGAGGAGGATTCGCCGCGTGAGGGCGAGCGCCCCCACCGGTTCTCGGAGGGGCAGGGCTTTTCCGACCCTTACGAGGGATTCGACCTCGACCCGCCCGAACTCTCGGTCGATCCCTCGAAGATCGACCCGGTTGACTCCTACGCAATTGCCGACCACCTCGACGAGCGCAACATCGCCTCCGACCAGGTCGATGCCGACGCCCTCATCGACGTGGGCCTCAACTACATGGGTATCAACCGAAACGAACAGGCCGTCGACTCCTTCGAGCGGGCCGCCCGGTTCGCCGACGACGAGACGACCGAGCAGGAGGCCTGGGTCGAAAAGGGCATCGCGCACGCCGAACTCGAGGAGTGGGAGGCGGCCATCGACTCCCACCGCGAGGCCCTCTACGTGGCTGAGGACGGCGATTTCGCCGCCGAAGCGCACACCAACCTGGCGTACGCCCTCTGGGAGTTCGGCAAGGACGAGGAGGCCTTCCAGCACGCCGAGGAGGCCGTCAGGCAGAACGAGCGCCTGGGCCACGCCTGGTACAACCTCGGGTTCATCCAGGTCGAGCGCGGCCAACACGAGGACGCCCTGGAGTGTTTCGACAACGCCATGCGCCTCGGCTTCCGGCAGGCCGACGTCTACGAGGAGAAATCGCGCGCCCTGGACGGCCTCGGCCGTGAGGAGGAAGCCGGCGAGGTCGCCGAACGTGCAGAAGCGATCCGCGAGGAGCAGGAAGCGGCCCTCGTCGACGAGCGATGA
- a CDS encoding glycerol ABC transporter substrate-binding protein, whose product MALQSNRLAVGLLALGLVAVVLLYSVVVMRAPLQILSVIVPLVFLYLLWRFVRAHERIAAAMESADRVE is encoded by the coding sequence ATGGCCCTCCAATCAAACAGGCTGGCAGTCGGACTGCTGGCTCTCGGCCTCGTCGCCGTCGTACTCCTGTACAGCGTCGTCGTGATGCGAGCCCCCCTCCAGATCCTCAGCGTGATCGTTCCGCTCGTCTTCCTCTATCTGCTCTGGCGATTCGTCAGGGCCCACGAGCGCATCGCCGCCGCCATGGAATCGGCGGACCGCGTCGAATGA
- a CDS encoding 50S ribosomal protein L39e — MSKKSKAKKKRLAKLERQNSRVPAWVIMKTNRDVQRNPKRRQWRRSDTDE; from the coding sequence ATGAGCAAGAAGTCCAAGGCCAAGAAGAAGCGGCTGGCCAAACTGGAGCGTCAGAACAGCCGCGTCCCGGCCTGGGTCATCATGAAGACCAACCGTGACGTGCAGCGAAACCCCAAACGGCGCCAATGGCGGCGCAGCGACACGGACGAGTGA
- a CDS encoding PAS domain S-box protein, with protein MSDLTPRQTHLAQAQQIADIGSWSFDFEREQLEWSEECYRIFGMDPEETVTMDRFMGFVHPDDEPYVREQWESALEGAEYDIEHRIRVDGAVRWVRERAELTVAEDGTPLEAIGVVQDITDRKRREQRLEETKTRYRSLLRAAPDPVFVADAETGEIVEANEAAADLRDQPREEILGLHQSDLHPDGESERYRRLFERHVEEGGVLSKLADGEQVYAVTGDGETVPVSISVETVELPQGQVVYGIFRDVSERTTREKELSTFRQAVESAGHPILFTDRDGTIEYVNPAFEETTGYSAEMAVGRTPRLLKSGEMDDGFYEELWETILSGEVFEGEVVNRRADGEFIHVDQTIAPVEDDSGEIERFVAVNSNITDLKRRQEQLEEQRDRARDLRQRLSVLNRIMRHDLRSSVNIIKGNAGLASARHDLEMLETIQNQADEILEIAENARLIEESLATTEDANTVQEVTALLQTKIAKLRREHPSVSIDSTLPEALPVSAHHRLDAALEQILRNAVEHNDADRPVVQVHLRSPGTDRVEIVIADNGPGIPDGEIEPLNAEIEHALRHTSGLGLWIAYWLVHESGGDISFGENDPRGTTVTIRLPHAQQAAQNR; from the coding sequence ATGAGCGACTTGACCCCTCGGCAAACGCACCTCGCGCAGGCCCAGCAGATCGCCGACATCGGGAGCTGGTCGTTCGATTTCGAACGGGAGCAACTCGAGTGGTCCGAGGAGTGCTACCGTATCTTCGGTATGGACCCCGAAGAAACGGTCACCATGGATCGGTTCATGGGGTTCGTTCATCCAGACGACGAGCCATACGTCCGGGAGCAGTGGGAGAGTGCACTCGAGGGTGCTGAGTACGACATCGAACATCGAATACGGGTCGACGGTGCGGTCCGCTGGGTTCGAGAACGTGCCGAACTCACCGTCGCGGAGGACGGAACGCCCCTGGAGGCTATCGGGGTAGTGCAGGACATCACGGACCGAAAACGCCGCGAACAGCGACTCGAAGAGACGAAAACACGGTATCGCTCGCTCCTGCGGGCGGCCCCGGATCCGGTCTTCGTCGCCGACGCCGAGACCGGTGAGATCGTCGAGGCCAACGAGGCGGCAGCGGACCTCCGCGATCAGCCTCGAGAAGAGATACTCGGGCTGCACCAGTCCGACCTCCACCCGGATGGAGAATCGGAGCGGTACCGTCGGCTCTTCGAGCGACACGTCGAGGAGGGGGGTGTGCTGTCGAAATTGGCGGACGGGGAGCAGGTATACGCCGTCACCGGTGACGGGGAGACGGTCCCCGTTTCGATCAGCGTCGAGACGGTCGAACTCCCGCAGGGGCAGGTCGTCTACGGGATCTTTCGCGACGTCTCGGAACGAACGACCCGGGAGAAAGAGTTGAGCACTTTCCGGCAGGCGGTCGAATCGGCCGGCCACCCCATACTCTTCACTGACCGGGATGGGACCATCGAGTACGTCAATCCGGCCTTCGAGGAGACGACCGGCTATTCGGCCGAGATGGCCGTCGGTCGAACGCCCCGGTTATTGAAATCCGGGGAGATGGACGACGGATTCTACGAGGAACTCTGGGAGACGATCCTCTCGGGCGAGGTTTTCGAAGGAGAGGTCGTCAACCGCCGAGCGGACGGCGAATTCATCCACGTCGATCAGACCATCGCGCCGGTCGAGGACGATTCGGGCGAGATCGAACGATTCGTCGCGGTCAACAGCAACATCACCGACCTCAAACGGCGCCAGGAACAGCTCGAAGAACAACGCGACCGGGCGCGAGACCTCCGTCAGCGACTGTCCGTGTTGAACCGGATCATGCGTCACGATCTCCGGTCGAGCGTGAATATCATCAAAGGCAATGCGGGACTGGCGTCGGCCAGACACGACCTCGAGATGCTCGAGACGATCCAGAATCAGGCCGACGAGATCCTCGAGATCGCCGAAAATGCGCGGCTGATCGAAGAGAGTCTGGCAACAACGGAGGACGCGAACACGGTTCAGGAGGTCACAGCACTCCTGCAGACCAAGATAGCGAAACTCCGCCGCGAACATCCGTCGGTATCCATCGATTCGACCCTCCCCGAAGCACTACCGGTCAGCGCTCACCATCGACTCGACGCAGCCCTCGAACAGATACTGCGGAATGCCGTCGAGCACAACGACGCCGACCGACCGGTCGTCCAGGTGCACCTACGAAGTCCGGGAACGGATCGCGTCGAGATCGTGATCGCGGACAACGGACCCGGCATCCCCGACGGCGAGATCGAACCACTGAATGCCGAGATCGAACACGCACTCCGTCACACGAGCGGGCTCGGTCTCTGGATCGCCTACTGGCTCGTCCACGAGTCCGGTGGCGACATCTCCTTCGGCGAAAACGACCCCCGTGGCACGACGGTCACCATTCGGCTACCACACGCCCAGCAAGCCGCACAGAATCGGTGA
- a CDS encoding DUF424 domain-containing protein: MIVSERETDQGLLVTACDPEVLGETFEEGEVSLTVSEDFYGGEPLDEDAVVDSLARASVANLVGRQVVELAIEAGYVDEANVLEVDSTLHAQFLRL, translated from the coding sequence ATGATCGTCTCCGAGCGCGAGACCGACCAGGGACTGCTCGTCACCGCCTGTGACCCCGAGGTTCTCGGGGAGACCTTCGAGGAGGGCGAGGTCTCGCTCACGGTCAGCGAGGACTTCTACGGGGGCGAACCGCTCGACGAGGACGCCGTCGTGGACTCGCTGGCCCGCGCCAGCGTGGCCAACCTCGTCGGGCGTCAGGTCGTGGAACTCGCCATCGAGGCCGGCTACGTCGACGAGGCGAACGTCCTCGAGGTCGATTCGACCCTGCACGCCCAGTTCCTCCGACTCTGA
- the pfdA gene encoding prefoldin subunit alpha, producing MSLGGGGGQLQELSQQLQAIEEQKEQLNEQIETLQAEKGEIDEAKEALDVLESDGTVQVPLGGGAYVRATIEDVDEVVVDIGGGFAAEQDRDGAKETLENRKDILDQDIEDVQAQISDLDEEGQKLEQQAQQAQQQMMQQQMAQQQGQQDQE from the coding sequence ATGAGTCTTGGCGGCGGAGGCGGTCAGCTCCAAGAGCTGTCTCAGCAGCTCCAGGCGATCGAAGAGCAGAAAGAACAACTCAACGAACAGATCGAGACCCTCCAGGCCGAGAAGGGCGAGATCGACGAGGCCAAAGAGGCCCTCGACGTGCTCGAGTCCGACGGAACCGTCCAGGTCCCGCTCGGCGGTGGCGCGTACGTCCGCGCAACCATCGAAGACGTCGACGAGGTCGTCGTCGACATCGGCGGTGGGTTCGCGGCCGAGCAGGACCGCGACGGCGCCAAGGAGACCCTCGAGAACAGAAAGGACATCCTCGATCAGGACATCGAGGACGTCCAGGCCCAGATCTCGGACCTGGACGAAGAGGGCCAGAAGCTCGAACAGCAGGCCCAGCAAGCCCAACAGCAGATGATGCAACAACAGATGGCCCAGCAGCAGGGTCAACAGGACCAGGAATAG
- the thpR gene encoding RNA 2',3'-cyclic phosphodiesterase, translated as MRLFVSVDLPPELADEVAAVQERFADAGGLDFTDPAQAHVTMKFLGETPNHRLEEVTAALERAVEKSGVGPFEATYGDLGVFPSLEYISVVWFGVTRGDREFERLHESIESELVDIGFDEADHEFTPHVTLARMNHAGGKDLVQRVVREESPVVGSTTVDAVSLTQSTLTHDGPVYETLHRVPL; from the coding sequence ATGCGACTGTTCGTGAGCGTCGACCTCCCACCCGAACTCGCAGACGAAGTCGCGGCGGTCCAGGAGCGGTTCGCCGACGCTGGCGGACTGGATTTCACCGATCCGGCGCAGGCACACGTGACGATGAAATTCCTCGGCGAGACGCCCAACCATCGCCTCGAGGAGGTGACCGCGGCGCTCGAACGGGCGGTCGAGAAGTCCGGTGTCGGGCCGTTCGAGGCCACCTACGGCGACCTGGGCGTGTTCCCCTCCCTCGAGTACATCAGCGTCGTCTGGTTCGGCGTCACTCGCGGCGACCGCGAGTTCGAACGGCTACACGAGTCCATCGAGTCGGAACTCGTGGATATCGGCTTCGACGAGGCCGACCACGAGTTCACCCCGCACGTCACGCTCGCCAGAATGAATCACGCGGGCGGGAAGGACCTGGTCCAGCGAGTGGTTCGAGAGGAGTCGCCGGTCGTCGGTTCGACCACAGTCGATGCGGTCAGCCTCACCCAGAGCACGCTCACCCACGACGGACCGGTTTACGAGACGCTCCACCGGGTCCCCCTCTAG
- a CDS encoding 50S ribosomal protein L31e, with product MSASDFEERIVTVPLRDVQKVSKGDRTGKAMKLIRAHLAKQFAVDQDAVRLDPSINEAVWERGRGNPPSKLRVRAARFDEAGESVVEAEYEAA from the coding sequence ATGAGTGCAAGCGACTTCGAAGAACGGATCGTCACCGTGCCCCTCCGCGACGTCCAGAAGGTCTCGAAGGGCGACCGCACGGGCAAGGCCATGAAACTCATCCGTGCGCACCTGGCCAAGCAGTTCGCCGTCGACCAGGATGCCGTCCGTCTGGACCCCTCGATCAACGAGGCCGTCTGGGAACGCGGCCGGGGCAACCCGCCGAGCAAACTCCGCGTCCGCGCCGCCCGGTTCGACGAGGCGGGCGAATCCGTCGTCGAAGCGGAATACGAAGCGGCGTAG
- a CDS encoding PAS domain S-box protein yields MNTSEAGPIHVLYVSADEDGAATVASRLDDARSPLSVTPVASPRQALDRLAAVDCIVSELALPEMDGLSFLRAVRDRDDRLPFVLAPADGSESIASEAIAAGVSAYVPRPDGEIRPDRLAERIEAAVQRVGPTGRTAEIERIVAVIKDVNAALVHAETRTDLEQAVCEIFADSTPYQFAWVGEYDAAAHSLTPRASAGVGADFLERIPVGDGQTLPETGPGPKAIETRELQVTQNVSTDEAFDPYRAAVEQRNFRAVATVPITHGDRLYGLLAIYANRVGAFDAKERDLLTAVGDDMGHAIAAIETRTDLRRFRQAVDSAGQAIAVTGTDGTIEYVNSTFEAQTGYEMPAIVGRRLADVVDVSPEMVRSNGQAATDDMAWEREFVATTRDGDRYHAEQTITPILDGTGELDGFVLVQVDVSDRIEREAALRTETEMLESLFETSPIGIVVLSPDGTIRRANERASALLQIDAGSIVGKTHEAAAWTFVDEDGEPLPDDEHPFNRVRNRGESIYGDELRMDRPHADPIWLSIYGAPLRDSDGDLEGIVFTFDDVTEQKERQRELRSFEKAVEYAAHCIYVTDFDGTIEWVNPAFEDQTGYAREEAIGETPAILNSGTHEESFFEEMWATILSGEVWEREIVNERKDGTLVHVDQSIAPVIDDEGEIERFVAINQDITERKEYRLRLERQNERLEEFASVVSHDLRNPLNVVSGRLDLSPADDEHIEAAASALDRMEAIIEDVLTLARDGGSVEETEPVDLEAVARDAWRTVPEGDARLEVDDLPTVVADARRVRRILENLFRNAVEHGSTSPRLQAHEDAEERGSTSPHSRVREDPVEHGGEGVKITVGGLDDGFYVEDTGPGIPEEIRDRVFESGYTQSESGTGLGLAIVRQLAQAHGWTVSLTESRGGGARFEFTGVAVPAAARDS; encoded by the coding sequence ATGAACACCTCCGAGGCTGGACCGATTCACGTCCTGTACGTGTCCGCTGACGAGGACGGTGCTGCGACCGTCGCATCTCGACTCGACGACGCTCGGTCTCCCCTCTCGGTGACCCCGGTGGCCTCACCACGCCAGGCACTCGACCGACTGGCGGCCGTCGATTGCATTGTGAGCGAACTGGCCCTCCCCGAGATGGACGGCCTGTCGTTTTTGCGTGCCGTTCGGGACCGAGACGACCGTCTCCCGTTCGTCCTCGCACCGGCCGACGGCTCCGAATCGATCGCGAGCGAGGCGATCGCCGCTGGCGTCTCGGCGTACGTTCCCCGACCCGACGGGGAGATTCGACCCGATCGCCTCGCAGAGCGGATCGAGGCGGCGGTCCAGCGTGTGGGACCGACCGGTCGGACAGCGGAGATAGAGCGCATCGTGGCCGTCATCAAGGACGTGAACGCCGCGCTCGTTCACGCCGAGACCCGGACCGACCTCGAACAGGCGGTCTGCGAGATATTCGCGGATTCCACCCCATATCAGTTCGCCTGGGTCGGGGAATACGACGCGGCCGCTCACTCGCTGACGCCTCGCGCGTCTGCGGGCGTCGGCGCCGACTTCCTCGAGCGGATCCCCGTCGGGGACGGCCAGACGCTGCCGGAGACCGGACCGGGGCCGAAGGCGATCGAGACGCGGGAACTCCAGGTCACGCAGAACGTCTCCACGGACGAGGCGTTCGATCCGTATCGAGCCGCGGTCGAACAGCGGAATTTCCGAGCCGTCGCGACCGTCCCGATCACCCACGGCGATCGGCTCTACGGACTTCTCGCGATCTATGCGAACCGGGTCGGGGCCTTCGATGCGAAAGAGCGCGACCTCCTCACGGCTGTCGGTGACGACATGGGACACGCCATCGCTGCGATCGAGACCCGAACCGATCTTCGCCGGTTCAGGCAGGCCGTCGACTCCGCTGGACAGGCGATCGCGGTGACGGGAACCGACGGGACGATCGAATACGTCAACTCCACGTTCGAAGCCCAGACGGGGTACGAAATGCCCGCGATCGTCGGTCGACGACTGGCCGACGTCGTCGACGTGAGTCCCGAGATGGTGCGGTCGAACGGTCAAGCGGCCACCGATGACATGGCGTGGGAGCGGGAGTTCGTGGCCACGACCCGCGATGGCGACCGGTATCACGCCGAACAGACCATCACGCCCATCCTCGACGGCACGGGAGAACTGGACGGGTTCGTCCTGGTCCAGGTGGACGTCTCGGACCGCATCGAACGGGAAGCGGCGCTCCGGACGGAGACCGAGATGCTCGAGAGCCTGTTCGAGACCAGTCCCATCGGCATCGTCGTTCTGTCGCCGGACGGGACGATCCGGCGCGCCAACGAACGGGCGTCGGCGCTCCTCCAGATAGACGCCGGATCCATCGTCGGCAAGACCCACGAGGCGGCGGCGTGGACCTTCGTCGACGAGGACGGCGAACCGCTCCCGGACGACGAACACCCCTTCAATCGCGTTCGAAACCGAGGGGAGTCCATCTATGGCGACGAGTTGCGGATGGACCGACCACACGCGGACCCGATCTGGCTCTCGATTTACGGGGCCCCACTGCGCGACTCGGACGGGGACCTCGAGGGTATCGTCTTCACCTTCGACGACGTCACGGAGCAAAAAGAGCGCCAACGCGAACTCCGAAGCTTCGAGAAGGCGGTCGAGTACGCGGCACACTGCATCTACGTGACCGACTTCGACGGGACCATCGAGTGGGTCAATCCCGCGTTCGAAGACCAGACCGGGTACGCACGCGAGGAGGCCATCGGGGAGACGCCCGCCATCCTCAACAGTGGAACCCACGAGGAGTCCTTCTTCGAAGAGATGTGGGCGACGATCCTCTCGGGGGAGGTCTGGGAACGGGAGATCGTCAACGAGCGCAAGGATGGCACCCTCGTCCACGTCGATCAGAGCATCGCCCCGGTCATCGACGACGAGGGGGAGATCGAACGGTTCGTGGCCATCAACCAGGACATCACCGAGCGCAAGGAGTACCGGCTCCGCCTGGAACGACAGAACGAACGCCTCGAGGAGTTCGCGAGCGTCGTCTCCCACGACCTCCGGAACCCGCTCAACGTCGTCAGCGGCCGCCTCGACCTCTCCCCGGCCGACGACGAGCACATCGAGGCCGCAGCGTCGGCCCTCGACCGGATGGAGGCGATCATCGAGGACGTGTTGACGTTAGCGCGAGATGGGGGGTCGGTCGAGGAGACCGAACCGGTCGATCTCGAAGCGGTCGCGAGGGACGCCTGGCGCACCGTCCCCGAGGGTGACGCTCGCCTCGAGGTCGACGATCTCCCGACCGTCGTCGCAGATGCCCGGCGAGTCCGTCGCATTCTCGAGAACCTCTTTCGGAACGCAGTGGAGCATGGCTCCACGAGCCCTCGTTTGCAAGCCCACGAGGACGCCGAGGAGCGTGGCTCCACGAGCCCTCACTCACGAGTTCGCGAGGATCCTGTCGAACACGGTGGCGAGGGCGTAAAGATCACCGTGGGCGGCCTCGATGACGGGTTCTACGTCGAAGATACGGGGCCGGGAATCCCGGAAGAGATCCGAGACCGCGTCTTCGAGTCCGGCTACACCCAAAGCGAGTCGGGGACGGGACTCGGGTTGGCCATCGTCCGGCAACTCGCCCAGGCCCACGGGTGGACCGTCTCGCTCACCGAGAGTCGGGGCGGTGGCGCGCGCTTCGAGTTCACGGGTGTGGCGGTCCCCGCGGCGGCGAGGGATAGTTAA